The following coding sequences are from one Paenibacillus stellifer window:
- a CDS encoding LacI family DNA-binding transcriptional regulator produces MTTIYDIAKATGYSPTTVSKVFNHYSDVSEKTKNKILDAAKEMGYLPNSHARTLMTKKSWTIGILFNEFSGMGIRHPFFNGVLDSFKRAAEAQGYDLMFISDNIGGKSSSYLEHCRFRSVDGVVIVLADALDPGVEELVDSGLPCVILDYESRKAGTVCSDNVNGSFLAVQYLYELGHRHIAHISGGEVTFAGRHRRLGYEMAVSRLKLGKREDYIVTGGVHFSTRDGYAAMSLLLDLDQPPTAVLAAGDNLALGAIKAAQDRGLKVPEDLSVIGFDDIEAAGLVTPALTTIRQDISSIGKRAADMLIQSIETVRAPEAVVLPVELVVRDSCKPL; encoded by the coding sequence TTGACTACCATTTACGACATCGCCAAGGCAACCGGCTATTCACCGACTACCGTCTCCAAGGTGTTCAACCACTATAGCGATGTGAGCGAGAAGACCAAGAACAAAATTTTGGACGCCGCGAAGGAAATGGGGTATTTGCCCAATTCCCACGCGCGGACGCTGATGACCAAGAAATCCTGGACCATCGGTATTCTGTTCAATGAATTTTCTGGAATGGGCATCCGGCATCCGTTCTTTAATGGCGTTCTCGACAGCTTCAAGCGGGCGGCGGAAGCCCAGGGCTATGACCTCATGTTCATCTCCGACAACATCGGGGGGAAGAGCAGCAGCTATTTGGAGCACTGCCGGTTCAGAAGTGTTGACGGCGTCGTAATTGTGCTGGCGGACGCCCTGGACCCCGGGGTGGAGGAGCTGGTGGACAGCGGGCTTCCCTGCGTCATTCTGGATTACGAATCAAGGAAGGCGGGAACGGTCTGCTCCGATAACGTCAACGGCAGCTTTCTGGCCGTTCAGTATTTGTATGAATTGGGCCACCGTCATATCGCCCATATATCCGGAGGGGAAGTGACGTTTGCGGGACGCCATCGGAGGCTTGGCTACGAAATGGCTGTCAGCAGGCTGAAGCTGGGGAAGAGGGAGGATTATATCGTTACAGGAGGAGTGCATTTCTCCACCCGTGACGGCTATGCGGCGATGAGCCTGCTGCTGGATCTGGATCAGCCGCCGACCGCCGTGCTGGCGGCAGGGGACAATCTGGCCCTCGGAGCCATCAAAGCCGCGCAGGACCGGGGCCTGAAGGTTCCGGAGGATCTGTCCGTCATCGGCTTCGACGATATCGAAGCGGCGGGACTGGTAACGCCGGCCTTGACTACGATCCGTCAGGATATATCCAGCATTGGCAAGAGAGCAGCGGATATGCTGATCCAGTCGATCGAGACGGTCCGCGCACCGGAAGCGGTCGTGCTGCCTGTGGAGCTGGTCGTCCGCGATTCCTGCAAGCCCCTGTAA
- a CDS encoding glycoside hydrolase family 30 protein, protein MTSGTIILTSRDTNDRLSNLGRLDFKDKTPGQAADLELIPSVSYQTILGFGGAFTEAAAYTLLRIGEEKRREIIGRYFDPVNGLGYTLGRVHIHSCDFALGNYTYVKDNDMELESFDISHDRQWVLPLIKDAMAVKGGAFTLLASPWSPPAWMKTNGEMNNGGKLKPEYRQAWANYYTKFIRAYEAEGVPIWGITVQNEPAAKQTWDSCEYTAAEERDFVRDYLGPTMHLEGLENVNILVWDHNRDIVVERASTVLSDPEAAKYVWGTGLHWYVSEAFDQVGKVHELFPDKHLLFTEGCQEGGVHLGSWETGERYGRNMIGDFNNWMEGYLDWNLVLDETGGPNHVNNLCDAPVIADTRTGEIHYNSSYYYIGHFSKFVAPGAVRIGQALSRSNLQSVSFRNPDDTLAVIVMNESDEPQTFTLGYGGELAEASLPARSIATYVLGN, encoded by the coding sequence ATGACAAGCGGAACCATTATTTTGACCAGCCGGGACACGAATGACCGTCTCTCCAACCTCGGGAGGCTGGATTTTAAAGACAAGACACCGGGTCAGGCCGCTGATCTGGAGCTGATTCCATCGGTTTCCTACCAGACAATCCTTGGTTTTGGAGGAGCTTTTACAGAAGCGGCGGCGTATACGCTCTTGCGGATCGGCGAGGAGAAGCGCCGGGAAATCATCGGCCGGTATTTCGATCCAGTGAACGGGCTTGGCTATACCTTGGGCCGGGTCCATATCCACAGCTGCGATTTCGCGCTTGGCAATTATACCTATGTGAAGGATAACGATATGGAGCTTGAGAGCTTCGACATTTCCCATGACCGTCAGTGGGTGCTGCCGCTGATTAAGGATGCGATGGCTGTAAAAGGCGGCGCCTTCACGCTGCTGGCCTCTCCTTGGAGTCCTCCAGCCTGGATGAAGACGAATGGCGAAATGAACAACGGAGGCAAGTTGAAGCCCGAATACCGCCAGGCATGGGCCAATTACTACACCAAGTTCATCCGGGCTTATGAGGCTGAGGGAGTGCCGATCTGGGGCATCACGGTGCAGAACGAGCCGGCCGCCAAGCAGACTTGGGATTCCTGCGAATATACGGCGGCGGAAGAGCGCGATTTTGTCAGAGACTATCTGGGGCCGACCATGCACCTAGAGGGGCTGGAGAACGTCAACATTCTGGTCTGGGACCATAACCGCGACATTGTCGTGGAGCGCGCCTCGACCGTCCTGAGTGATCCGGAAGCAGCCAAATACGTATGGGGAACCGGCCTCCACTGGTATGTCAGCGAAGCCTTCGATCAGGTGGGCAAGGTCCATGAGCTGTTCCCGGATAAACATCTGCTGTTCACGGAAGGCTGCCAGGAGGGCGGTGTACATCTCGGTTCCTGGGAGACCGGTGAACGCTACGGCCGGAATATGATCGGCGACTTCAACAACTGGATGGAGGGCTATCTGGACTGGAATCTGGTGCTCGATGAAACGGGTGGCCCAAATCATGTGAACAATCTATGCGACGCGCCGGTCATTGCGGATACCCGAACGGGAGAAATCCACTACAACAGTTCCTATTACTATATCGGGCATTTCAGCAAATTCGTTGCCCCGGGCGCGGTGCGGATCGGGCAGGCACTCTCCAGGAGCAATCTGCAGTCCGTCTCCTTCCGCAACCCGGATGACACGCTGGCAGTGATCGTCATGAATGAGAGCGACGAGCCGCAGACGTTCACGCTGGGATACGGCGGCGAATTGGCTGAAGCGAGCCTGCCCGCCCGCTCGATCGCGACGTATGTGCTTGGAAACTGA
- a CDS encoding proline iminopeptidase-family hydrolase has translation MRQREGYVGVPGGKVWYSLMGEEKDGVPLIVIHGGPGGSHLLLKSELHVLADERPVLFYDQLGSGNSERPDEPSLWTTERFTEELACIRQQLGLDEVHLLGHSWGTMLAASYLLDCALPGVRSVIFSSPCLSAEMWKRDADAFLALLPAKTQAVIGHHEANGTTDSEEYEAAMKEYYRRHVNRLEQPSPLAAESRAKANRDVYMAMWGPSEFTPTGSLKTYDCTSRLHELDLPALFLCGRYDEASPESTAYYRSLVPGASLHILENSSHSGYLEEPEAYIGTVRAFLRKAEDMR, from the coding sequence ATGAGACAGCGTGAAGGGTATGTCGGCGTGCCGGGCGGAAAGGTCTGGTACAGTCTGATGGGAGAGGAGAAAGACGGAGTCCCGCTGATCGTTATACATGGCGGCCCCGGCGGGTCGCATCTGCTGCTGAAATCGGAGCTTCATGTGCTGGCCGATGAACGGCCGGTGCTGTTCTACGATCAGCTGGGATCGGGTAATTCGGAGAGACCGGACGAGCCTTCGCTCTGGACGACCGAGCGGTTCACCGAGGAGCTTGCCTGCATCAGGCAGCAGCTTGGCCTGGATGAGGTCCATCTGCTTGGACATTCATGGGGAACGATGCTGGCCGCTTCCTACTTGCTGGATTGCGCGCTACCCGGCGTTCGCAGCGTCATTTTCTCCAGCCCCTGCCTGAGCGCGGAGATGTGGAAGCGGGACGCCGACGCCTTCCTGGCCCTGTTGCCGGCGAAGACGCAGGCGGTTATCGGTCATCATGAGGCGAATGGGACGACCGATTCGGAGGAATACGAGGCCGCGATGAAGGAATATTACCGCAGGCATGTGAACCGGCTGGAACAGCCGTCTCCCCTGGCGGCGGAAAGCCGCGCCAAAGCGAACCGGGATGTGTACATGGCGATGTGGGGACCTTCCGAGTTCACCCCGACCGGCAGCCTGAAGACCTATGATTGCACGTCAAGGCTGCATGAGCTGGACCTCCCGGCGCTCTTTCTGTGCGGCCGTTACGATGAAGCATCGCCGGAGTCGACGGCCTACTACCGTTCGCTGGTTCCCGGAGCCTCGCTGCATATTTTGGAGAACAGCTCCCATTCAGGCTATTTGGAGGAACCGGAAGCCTACATCGGGACAGTGCGGGCATTTCTAAGGAAGGCGGAAGACATGCGCTAA
- a CDS encoding AraC family transcriptional regulator has translation MESKMIFGKSDETSLLPLYMTTAGYWEHQTETVRTSGFPDFQLHQVLNGQGRLIIGEKDLTVGPGDVFFLFPEIPHRYTPISDRWELAWVSFQGREARQLLAYAGLNESGAANLRRGSLLNELQQMLAMEEGEDEFEAECSKLLYQLLLDLKKLLPAPVNRDYGMERIRPVLRHIAENLERPLPLAELGDIAGVSPQYLCRLFQKTLKLRPLAYINQERINRSKKLMFSEAGRKIYEIAGLVGYENPSYFCAVFKRHTGMSPEDFKELHGLGR, from the coding sequence ATGGAGTCCAAAATGATCTTCGGAAAGTCGGATGAAACGTCCTTGCTGCCGCTCTATATGACGACGGCCGGATATTGGGAGCATCAGACGGAGACGGTCCGGACGTCGGGCTTTCCCGATTTTCAGCTCCATCAGGTGCTAAACGGACAGGGAAGACTCATCATCGGGGAGAAGGATCTGACGGTTGGTCCCGGGGATGTTTTTTTCCTGTTTCCGGAAATTCCGCACCGGTATACGCCAATCAGCGACCGCTGGGAACTCGCCTGGGTATCGTTTCAGGGCAGAGAAGCCCGGCAGCTGCTGGCGTATGCGGGACTGAACGAGTCGGGGGCTGCCAATCTTAGGCGGGGTTCCCTGCTGAACGAGCTGCAGCAAATGCTTGCGATGGAAGAGGGAGAGGACGAATTCGAAGCGGAATGCTCCAAGCTGCTGTACCAGCTGCTGCTGGATTTGAAGAAGCTTCTGCCCGCGCCGGTGAACCGGGATTACGGAATGGAGCGCATCCGGCCTGTCCTGCGGCATATCGCGGAGAATCTGGAGCGGCCCCTGCCGCTGGCCGAGCTGGGGGATATTGCAGGCGTTTCGCCGCAGTACCTGTGCAGGCTTTTTCAGAAGACGCTGAAGCTGCGGCCGCTTGCGTATATTAACCAGGAGCGCATCAACCGGAGCAAGAAGCTGATGTTCAGCGAAGCCGGGCGGAAAATCTACGAAATCGCCGGCCTGGTCGGCTACGAGAATCCCAGCTATTTCTGCGCGGTCTTTAAGCGTCATACCGGCATGAGCCCGGAGGATTTCAAGGAGCTGCACGGTCTGGGGCGGTAA
- a CDS encoding GH36-type glycosyl hydrolase domain-containing protein has product MSTQTQTWTFKGSEGDFELKDPHLTSYLYFPLVNEAGMMSSITPSLHGDIKSGHNTFLSEPVSAESLHNSRAARNFWVHNQEFGPWSCTGNSAVQHASRLDKETEGGDKVTLEAGLLWHKVIRNNTRIGLRAETVSFVPAGADRVELMKVTLTNTGNRKLTLTPTAAVPLYARSADDLRDHRHVTSLLHRIYTSAGGIEVQPSLSFDERGHRVNKTAYSVLGSEGDGGKPAGFFPIAERFIGEGGNYDWPEAIVRNDVPHSGPGEALEGFEAVGAIRFAEAVLQPGESKSYIVAMAITDDRMDEDRLWKTYMSEASFDHLLGACKAYWREKADAVQFHSANKEFDLWMKWVTLQPILRRLCGNSFMPHHDYGRGGRGWRDLWQDCLALMIMEPEEVRQLLSDNFAGVRIDGSNATIIGRLPGEFVADRNNIPRVWMDHGAWPFLTVLLYLNQSGDLNFLLQEQTYFRDAFVNRCRERDDSWTPESGNLLRTTNGEIYRGTILEHMLLQHLTPFYLVGEHNHMRLEGADWNDGLDMAADRGESVAFTAFYAGNLRDLASVLRKLERRTGTAAAKLAEEMLVLLDSLGEPADYDSVSAKHELLNRYFERIAGGVSGRKTAISLVSLAEDLERKASWIENHIRTSEWVTSESGSSWFNGYYNNDGERVEGDHPEGVRMTLTGQVFPIMSGVAAEEQIPSVIQAVDRHLLDEEIGYRLNSRFGGIQQNLGRAFGFAFGHKENGAMFSHMTVMYANALYKRGFVKEGKAVLDSIYSLCADFPKSRIYPGIPEYINEQGRGMYHYLTGSASWLLLTELMEVYGVKGDLGDLLLQPKLSGEQFDEAGKAAVVTQFAGRRLRVVYINEERKEYGDRQAGSCLLNGKPARVEPAAGGCLLSRALIKSLPEEGVHELCLKLI; this is encoded by the coding sequence ATGTCAACGCAAACTCAAACCTGGACATTCAAAGGATCGGAAGGAGACTTCGAGCTTAAGGACCCTCATTTGACGAGCTATTTGTATTTTCCGCTCGTCAATGAAGCCGGCATGATGTCCTCCATTACTCCTTCTCTGCATGGAGATATCAAATCCGGCCATAACACCTTCCTGTCCGAGCCGGTATCTGCGGAGAGTCTTCACAATTCCCGGGCTGCCCGGAATTTTTGGGTACATAATCAGGAATTCGGGCCTTGGTCCTGCACGGGAAATTCTGCCGTTCAGCATGCGAGTCGATTGGATAAAGAGACAGAAGGCGGAGACAAGGTAACGCTGGAGGCAGGGCTGCTCTGGCACAAGGTCATTCGCAACAATACGCGAATCGGCCTGCGGGCGGAAACGGTCAGCTTTGTTCCGGCAGGCGCGGATCGGGTGGAGCTGATGAAGGTGACGCTGACGAACACCGGCAACCGCAAGCTAACCCTGACGCCGACGGCGGCGGTTCCGCTCTATGCCCGTTCCGCCGACGATCTGCGGGATCACCGGCATGTGACGTCCCTGCTGCACCGGATCTATACCTCCGCAGGAGGCATTGAGGTTCAGCCCTCTCTGTCCTTTGACGAGCGAGGCCACCGGGTCAACAAGACCGCCTATTCCGTGCTGGGAAGCGAAGGAGACGGCGGGAAGCCGGCCGGATTTTTCCCAATAGCAGAACGCTTTATCGGAGAAGGCGGCAATTATGACTGGCCGGAGGCCATAGTGCGGAATGATGTTCCGCATAGCGGACCCGGAGAGGCTCTCGAGGGTTTTGAAGCCGTCGGGGCTATCCGGTTTGCGGAAGCTGTGCTGCAGCCGGGAGAGAGCAAGTCGTACATCGTAGCCATGGCCATCACGGATGACCGAATGGATGAAGACCGTCTGTGGAAGACCTATATGTCCGAGGCTTCGTTCGATCACCTGCTGGGGGCATGCAAGGCTTACTGGAGAGAGAAGGCGGACGCCGTCCAGTTCCATTCCGCGAACAAGGAATTCGATCTATGGATGAAGTGGGTGACGCTTCAGCCGATCCTTCGGCGGCTCTGCGGCAACTCCTTCATGCCCCATCATGATTACGGCCGGGGAGGCCGGGGCTGGCGTGATTTGTGGCAGGACTGCCTGGCGCTCATGATCATGGAGCCGGAGGAGGTCCGGCAGCTGCTGTCGGACAATTTCGCCGGCGTAAGAATCGACGGCAGCAACGCCACAATCATCGGCAGGCTTCCCGGCGAGTTCGTGGCGGACCGCAATAACATCCCGCGCGTCTGGATGGATCACGGCGCCTGGCCGTTTCTGACGGTGCTGCTCTACCTGAATCAGAGCGGTGATCTCAACTTTCTGCTTCAAGAGCAGACCTACTTCAGGGATGCCTTCGTGAACCGCTGCCGGGAACGCGATGATTCTTGGACTCCGGAAAGCGGGAACCTGCTGAGGACCACCAACGGCGAGATCTACCGCGGCACGATTCTGGAGCATATGCTGCTCCAGCATTTGACGCCTTTTTATCTGGTCGGGGAGCATAACCATATGAGACTGGAGGGCGCCGACTGGAACGATGGGCTGGATATGGCTGCGGACCGCGGGGAGAGCGTGGCGTTTACGGCTTTCTATGCGGGCAATCTGCGGGATCTGGCGTCCGTGCTGCGGAAGCTGGAGCGTCGCACCGGAACCGCAGCCGCCAAATTGGCGGAGGAAATGCTGGTGCTGCTGGACAGCCTGGGAGAGCCGGCCGATTATGATTCCGTCTCCGCGAAGCACGAGCTGCTGAACCGGTATTTCGAGCGGATTGCCGGAGGGGTAAGCGGGCGCAAGACCGCTATCTCCCTGGTCTCGCTTGCCGAGGATCTGGAGCGCAAAGCCTCCTGGATAGAGAACCATATCCGCACCAGCGAGTGGGTGACTTCAGAGAGCGGCAGCTCATGGTTCAATGGCTATTACAACAACGATGGCGAGCGGGTGGAAGGGGACCATCCGGAGGGCGTGAGGATGACGCTCACCGGCCAGGTCTTCCCGATCATGAGCGGAGTTGCGGCGGAAGAGCAGATTCCGTCCGTCATTCAGGCGGTTGACCGCCATCTGCTTGATGAGGAGATCGGCTACCGACTGAATTCCCGGTTCGGCGGCATCCAGCAGAATTTGGGCCGGGCATTTGGCTTCGCCTTCGGCCACAAAGAGAATGGAGCCATGTTCAGTCACATGACCGTGATGTACGCCAACGCTTTGTATAAGCGAGGCTTTGTGAAGGAAGGCAAAGCCGTGCTGGATTCCATCTACTCGCTCTGCGCCGACTTCCCGAAGAGCCGGATTTATCCGGGAATCCCGGAGTACATCAACGAGCAGGGCCGTGGCATGTACCACTATCTTACCGGCTCGGCGAGCTGGCTGCTGCTGACCGAGCTGATGGAAGTGTACGGCGTCAAAGGCGATCTGGGAGACCTGCTGCTTCAGCCCAAGCTGTCGGGCGAGCAGTTCGACGAGGCGGGGAAGGCTGCGGTCGTTACCCAATTTGCCGGACGGCGACTGCGGGTTGTCTACATCAACGAAGAGCGCAAGGAGTATGGAGACCGCCAGG
- a CDS encoding diguanylate cyclase, with protein MRLSIRSKLYLGFSINIVLFLITAAVSTYLSQRNVNLTRFILESEQRMESVQRLNLFARTANDNLARYLIAPIYVEDEFKSSFDSGVQYVSDELVRLSAMIQETEDSSQIKSFEQKWASYIKESDQLIQMKKEGRVEEAREISSRDSFDPIAFSLHSFYVREKADTETYRTTIERNGEIIRFINVMLTTLAVLLSIAVAIVLSSHLTRRIRLLKNSAQAVAGGNLHVSDLSFKGGDELAELADSFNTMKESLRSVIDSNHFLYHLSLLDGLTEMPNRRCYDETLVREWELLSPGNRLLALILLDIDYFKDYNDLYGHQAGDACLKRVAGILLEQIRGQGFAARYGGEEFVVLLPDRTLEDAAGIAESLRQAVAGERIPHEGSKTDSFITLSLGVAAMPAVLAASPDNLVKQADLALYQAKSGGRNRTVVYGPGH; from the coding sequence ATGAGATTATCCATTCGAAGCAAGCTATATCTTGGTTTCAGTATTAACATCGTGCTATTTCTGATTACCGCTGCCGTCTCCACCTATCTGTCGCAGCGGAACGTCAATCTGACGCGTTTCATTCTGGAGTCGGAGCAGCGGATGGAGAGCGTTCAGCGCCTGAACCTGTTCGCCAGAACGGCGAACGACAACCTGGCGCGCTATCTGATCGCGCCCATATATGTGGAGGATGAATTCAAGTCCAGCTTCGATTCCGGCGTTCAATACGTCAGCGACGAGCTGGTCCGTCTGAGCGCCATGATCCAGGAGACGGAAGACAGCTCCCAGATTAAGAGCTTTGAGCAGAAATGGGCGTCGTATATTAAGGAAAGCGATCAGCTCATCCAGATGAAGAAGGAGGGGCGCGTTGAGGAAGCACGCGAGATTTCCTCCAGGGACAGCTTTGATCCTATCGCTTTCTCTTTGCACAGCTTCTATGTGCGGGAGAAGGCCGATACGGAGACCTACAGGACGACGATTGAACGCAACGGAGAAATTATCCGGTTCATCAATGTCATGCTGACTACGCTTGCGGTTTTGCTGTCCATCGCCGTTGCGATCGTACTGTCGAGCCATCTTACCCGCCGAATCCGGCTGCTCAAGAACTCGGCGCAGGCTGTGGCCGGCGGCAATCTGCATGTTTCGGATCTGTCCTTCAAAGGCGGAGACGAGCTTGCCGAGCTGGCGGACTCCTTCAATACGATGAAGGAGTCGCTGCGGTCTGTCATCGACTCCAATCATTTTCTGTACCACTTGTCTCTGCTTGACGGCCTCACGGAGATGCCGAACCGGCGCTGCTATGACGAGACGCTGGTTCGGGAGTGGGAACTTCTGTCCCCGGGTAATCGCCTGCTGGCCCTGATCCTGCTGGATATCGATTACTTCAAGGATTACAACGATCTGTACGGGCATCAGGCCGGGGATGCCTGCCTCAAACGGGTAGCGGGCATTCTGCTGGAGCAGATCCGGGGGCAGGGCTTCGCCGCCCGCTACGGCGGGGAAGAGTTTGTCGTGCTGCTGCCGGACCGGACGCTGGAAGACGCCGCCGGCATCGCGGAGTCGCTCCGGCAGGCCGTTGCCGGGGAGCGCATTCCGCATGAAGGATCGAAGACTGATTCCTTCATTACGCTGAGCCTAGGAGTCGCGGCCATGCCGGCCGTGCTTGCGGCAAGCCCCGACAACCTGGTGAAGCAGGCGGATCTGGCGCTCTATCAGGCCAAGTCGGGAGGACGGAACCGGACCGTCGTCTACGGACCGGGCCATTAG
- a CDS encoding extracellular solute-binding protein — protein sequence MKLKAALPLLAAALLLPSCSAGGNTGNPVELVFWTTTSESESLFFRQMITEFENTHPNIRVTLLEKALSSAGNEYKNAILGGQSIDVLRADNTWIPEYADLDIIMPLDRLAADRELSRFVPTALSAVTYQGQVYGLPSVMEVPALMYNKALLKEAGYDNPPQTMDELKTMAQALSGPDRYGLYVTEDSYFALPFVWAFGGDTVTADRKIEISSAASQMAFAFMRELRTEGASQPYAGFDGWYDTMMHDFGVGKAAMVINGPWAVADLLKTKEFADPNNLGVAPVPKGPAGQGSPIGGHSLVINRYSEHPKESYELISFLTSEEVQARQSLSLRTLPTRSDVYEDPRLASEYLLQSFKEPLSLARSQPMIPESSKLYRDFTKNLNAMLLGRESPREGAQRIEAAWKSILKLE from the coding sequence ATGAAGCTTAAAGCTGCTCTGCCGCTTCTGGCGGCGGCCCTATTGCTGCCATCCTGCAGCGCCGGCGGAAATACCGGCAACCCCGTGGAATTGGTGTTCTGGACGACGACTTCGGAATCGGAATCGCTCTTCTTCCGTCAGATGATCACGGAGTTCGAGAATACTCATCCCAATATCCGAGTGACCCTTTTGGAGAAAGCGTTATCATCTGCCGGTAATGAGTACAAGAACGCCATTCTGGGCGGACAGAGCATTGATGTGCTCCGCGCGGATAATACCTGGATTCCCGAATATGCCGATCTCGACATTATCATGCCGCTGGATCGGCTGGCGGCGGACCGGGAGCTGTCCCGATTCGTGCCGACCGCGCTGTCCGCCGTCACCTATCAGGGACAGGTATATGGTCTGCCCTCCGTAATGGAGGTTCCGGCGCTGATGTACAATAAAGCCCTGCTTAAGGAGGCGGGTTATGATAATCCGCCGCAGACGATGGATGAGCTGAAGACTATGGCACAAGCACTGTCCGGCCCGGACCGGTATGGTCTTTACGTCACCGAGGACTCCTATTTTGCGCTTCCCTTCGTATGGGCGTTCGGAGGAGATACGGTAACCGCGGACCGGAAGATTGAAATCTCCTCGGCCGCCTCGCAGATGGCCTTCGCTTTTATGCGGGAGCTGCGGACGGAGGGGGCTTCGCAGCCCTATGCCGGCTTCGACGGCTGGTACGACACAATGATGCATGACTTCGGCGTGGGCAAGGCGGCGATGGTTATCAACGGCCCCTGGGCGGTGGCCGATCTGCTGAAGACCAAGGAATTCGCCGATCCGAATAATCTTGGCGTCGCTCCTGTTCCGAAAGGCCCAGCCGGACAAGGTTCACCGATCGGCGGCCACAGTCTCGTCATCAACCGTTACAGCGAGCATCCGAAGGAGAGCTACGAGCTGATCTCCTTCCTGACGAGTGAAGAAGTCCAGGCCAGGCAGAGCCTGTCGCTCCGGACGCTGCCGACCCGCAGCGATGTGTACGAGGACCCAAGGCTGGCCTCGGAGTATTTGCTGCAGAGCTTCAAGGAGCCGTTATCGTTGGCGCGCAGCCAGCCCATGATACCGGAGAGCTCCAAGCTGTACCGCGATTTCACGAAGAATCTGAACGCGATGCTGCTTGGACGCGAGTCTCCCCGCGAGGGAGCGCAGCGGATTGAAGCCGCCTGGAAGAGCATACTGAAGCTGGAGTAG
- a CDS encoding FusB/FusC family EF-G-binding protein, translating into MNTPFIRNHQFNVIKKQAEFLQKTLRSVADRGVLATVRHQAVMNIVEAFPSLSEDQKGMLEQISALESAYDFQRYLAALEPYLEPFPPITLKQIQKLFPKNKKLKIPDLVSIDFRYVTYLGWTDIATNKLFIVYSYGGQFIGIEGRLTPTNKKGYCLFCNRHHELAFFSVQTKSASASPDNLSRFGHYVCLDNQVCNESITDTGSLEKFILTARK; encoded by the coding sequence ATGAATACACCATTCATTAGAAACCACCAGTTTAACGTTATTAAGAAGCAAGCGGAATTTCTTCAGAAAACGCTGCGCAGCGTCGCGGATCGGGGTGTCCTGGCGACTGTAAGACATCAGGCCGTCATGAACATTGTCGAAGCATTTCCCAGTCTATCCGAGGATCAGAAGGGGATGCTGGAACAAATTTCGGCCTTGGAGTCCGCATATGATTTCCAGAGATATCTTGCCGCATTGGAACCATACCTGGAGCCTTTTCCGCCGATTACGCTGAAGCAGATTCAGAAGCTATTCCCTAAAAATAAAAAGCTGAAAATTCCGGATCTGGTATCCATCGACTTCCGGTATGTGACTTATCTGGGCTGGACGGATATTGCCACGAACAAATTGTTCATCGTATATTCGTATGGCGGACAGTTCATCGGCATCGAGGGAAGGCTTACGCCGACCAACAAGAAAGGGTACTGCCTGTTCTGCAACCGGCATCACGAGCTTGCGTTCTTCTCGGTGCAGACCAAGTCTGCCAGCGCATCGCCGGATAATCTCTCCCGCTTTGGTCATTATGTATGTCTGGATAACCAGGTATGCAATGAGAGTATTACTGATACAGGTTCATTGGAGAAGTTCATTCTCACAGCTCGCAAATAA